From a single Rhizobium lusitanum genomic region:
- the ybgF gene encoding tol-pal system protein YbgF yields the protein MRKLVVASLLCLAAVVGSERDASALSLFGLHLGGRGASEQAAPSNAARQSQVEQAPVINVQSSNAEVRLQQLEDQMRQLNGRVEEMSYQLLQMQEQMRKTQEDNEFRFQQLEKRGGGSGSNSSGGSSNPPAGGATTGGSMKKSEADVPAQAPAGGQQDDIAGVIGDSGSDMPATAQQGSGSGKPPTQLGSIQMDQNGKQVGATASRANNGSGAPPSAGSGTQTASLGSENDEYKAAYGHVLSGDYSVAEQEFRQYIDSYPSSGRSADANFWLGEALYSQGKFNDAAKTFLNAHQKYGTSEKAPEILLKLGMSLAALDNKDTACATLREVTKRYPKASKAVSNKVASEQKRLAC from the coding sequence ATGAGAAAACTTGTTGTGGCGAGCTTGCTTTGCCTCGCTGCTGTTGTCGGTAGTGAGCGTGATGCCTCGGCCCTTTCGCTTTTCGGACTGCACCTAGGCGGTCGTGGCGCTTCCGAGCAGGCTGCCCCAAGCAATGCCGCTCGTCAGAGCCAGGTCGAACAAGCGCCTGTCATCAACGTCCAGAGCAGCAATGCGGAAGTCCGCTTGCAGCAACTCGAGGACCAGATGCGCCAGTTGAACGGCCGCGTCGAGGAAATGAGCTATCAGTTGCTGCAGATGCAGGAGCAGATGCGCAAGACGCAGGAAGACAATGAGTTTCGATTCCAGCAGCTTGAAAAGCGCGGCGGTGGTAGCGGCAGCAACAGCAGCGGCGGTTCAAGCAATCCCCCTGCTGGCGGCGCGACGACTGGCGGCTCGATGAAGAAGAGCGAGGCCGATGTTCCGGCCCAGGCGCCGGCTGGCGGTCAGCAGGATGACATCGCCGGCGTCATTGGCGATTCCGGTAGCGATATGCCGGCCACGGCTCAACAGGGCAGTGGTTCCGGCAAGCCGCCGACCCAGCTCGGCTCTATCCAGATGGATCAGAACGGCAAGCAGGTCGGTGCGACGGCGTCGCGTGCCAATAACGGCTCCGGTGCACCGCCGAGCGCAGGTTCGGGGACGCAGACGGCTTCGCTCGGTAGCGAGAACGATGAATACAAGGCTGCCTATGGCCACGTCCTGTCCGGCGACTACAGTGTCGCCGAACAGGAGTTCCGTCAGTATATCGACAGCTACCCGAGCAGCGGCCGTTCGGCGGATGCCAACTTCTGGCTTGGCGAAGCGCTCTATTCGCAGGGCAAGTTCAATGATGCCGCCAAGACTTTCCTGAATGCGCATCAGAAATACGGCACCTCCGAGAAGGCGCCGGAAATACTGCTGAAGCTCGGCATGTCGCTTGCTGCCCTTGATAACAAGGATACCGCCTGCGCGACGCTGCGCGAAGTGACCAAGCGTTATCCGAAGGCTTCGAAGGCCGTTTCCAATAAGGTGGCCAGCGAACAAAAGCGTCTTGCCTGCTGA
- the tolQ gene encoding protein TolQ yields MEQVALAAATTPDITLWSLFMQAGLVVKLVMLGLLAASVWTWAIVIDKYLSFARARRQFDHFEQVFWSGQSLEELYRTLSERTNTGLSAIFVAAMREWKKSFERGARSPIGLQMRIDRAMDVTLARESEHLGARLGSLATIGSAGPFIGLFGTVVGIMTSFQAIAGSKSTNLAVVAPGIAEALLATAIGLVAAIPAVIAYNKFSADAGKLSGRMEGFADEFSAILSRQIDEKLQPRQAAQ; encoded by the coding sequence ATGGAACAAGTAGCATTGGCCGCGGCCACCACACCGGACATCACGCTCTGGTCACTCTTCATGCAGGCGGGCCTGGTGGTCAAGCTTGTCATGTTGGGTCTGCTCGCAGCGTCCGTATGGACCTGGGCGATCGTCATCGACAAATATCTGAGCTTTGCCCGGGCACGTCGGCAGTTCGATCATTTCGAACAGGTCTTCTGGTCTGGCCAGTCGCTCGAGGAACTCTACCGCACGCTTTCGGAGCGCACCAATACCGGCCTCAGCGCCATCTTCGTCGCCGCCATGCGCGAATGGAAGAAGTCGTTCGAGCGCGGCGCACGGTCGCCGATCGGCCTGCAGATGCGTATCGACCGCGCCATGGACGTGACGCTGGCGCGTGAATCGGAACATCTGGGCGCCCGCCTCGGATCGCTGGCGACCATCGGCTCGGCCGGTCCGTTTATCGGTCTGTTCGGTACGGTCGTCGGTATCATGACCTCGTTCCAGGCGATCGCCGGTTCGAAGTCGACCAATCTCGCGGTCGTCGCTCCGGGTATCGCCGAAGCTTTGCTCGCAACCGCCATCGGTCTTGTCGCCGCTATTCCTGCGGTTATCGCCTACAACAAGTTTTCTGCCGATGCCGGCAAGCTGTCGGGGCGCATGGAAGGCTTCGCGGACGAATTCTCCGCCATCCTGTCGCGCCAGATCGACGAGAAGCTGCAGCCTCGCCAGGCTGCGCAGTAA
- the tolB gene encoding Tol-Pal system beta propeller repeat protein TolB: protein MIRNSLVRLLLVLAGLTAALATPAYAVVELNINKGNVQPMPIAITDLLSNDGLGAQISGVIAADLQRSGLFAPVNKQAFIEKITNPDSTPRFPDWTAINAQALVTGRVTQDGGRLRAEFRLWDTFGNSQMLGQQFYAQPDNWRRVAHIIADAIYEKITGEKGYFDTRVVFVAESGPKTARKTQLAIMDQDGANVRMLTNGSDLVLTPRFSPSRQEVTYMSFANQQPRVYLLQLQTGQREIVGNFPGMTFSPRFSPDGQRVIMSLQQEGNANIYTMDLRSRTTTRLTSTAAIDTSPSYSPDGTQVAFESDRGGKQQIYVMNADGSNQRRISFGDGSYSTPVWSPRGDLIAFTKQSGGSFSIGVMKTDGSGERLLTTGFHNEGPTWAPNGRVVMFFREPAGSSGPQLYSIDLTGYNEQKIPTPGFASDPAWSPLLE, encoded by the coding sequence ATGATCAGAAACTCCCTCGTCCGTCTCCTGCTGGTACTGGCAGGCTTGACGGCAGCGCTCGCCACCCCGGCATACGCCGTGGTCGAGCTCAACATCAACAAGGGCAATGTCCAGCCCATGCCGATCGCCATTACCGATCTGCTATCGAATGATGGTCTCGGGGCGCAGATTTCGGGCGTGATTGCCGCCGACCTGCAGCGGTCTGGCCTGTTCGCGCCGGTCAACAAGCAGGCCTTCATCGAGAAGATCACCAACCCGGACTCGACGCCGCGCTTCCCGGACTGGACGGCGATCAATGCCCAGGCATTGGTGACCGGCCGCGTGACGCAGGACGGGGGCCGCCTTCGCGCGGAGTTTCGTCTGTGGGATACTTTTGGCAACAGCCAGATGCTCGGCCAGCAATTCTATGCCCAGCCGGACAACTGGCGCCGTGTCGCCCATATCATCGCCGATGCGATCTATGAGAAGATAACCGGCGAGAAGGGCTATTTCGATACCCGCGTCGTCTTCGTTGCTGAAAGCGGTCCGAAGACTGCCCGCAAGACGCAGCTCGCCATCATGGATCAGGACGGCGCCAATGTCCGCATGCTGACCAATGGCAGCGACCTGGTGCTGACGCCACGCTTCTCGCCAAGCCGGCAGGAAGTGACCTACATGTCTTTCGCCAACCAGCAGCCGCGTGTCTATCTGCTGCAGTTGCAGACGGGCCAGCGCGAAATCGTCGGCAACTTCCCCGGCATGACCTTCTCGCCGCGCTTCTCGCCGGATGGCCAGCGGGTGATCATGAGCCTGCAGCAGGAAGGCAATGCCAACATCTATACGATGGATCTGCGTTCGCGCACCACGACGCGCCTGACTTCGACGGCGGCCATTGATACTTCGCCGTCCTATTCGCCGGACGGCACCCAGGTCGCCTTCGAAAGCGACCGCGGCGGCAAGCAGCAGATCTACGTGATGAATGCCGATGGTTCCAATCAGCGCCGTATCTCGTTTGGTGACGGATCTTATTCGACGCCGGTCTGGTCGCCGCGCGGCGATCTCATCGCCTTCACCAAGCAGTCGGGCGGGAGCTTCTCGATCGGCGTGATGAAGACGGACGGCTCGGGCGAACGCCTGTTGACCACTGGCTTCCACAATGAAGGCCCGACATGGGCGCCGAATGGCCGCGTTGTCATGTTCTTCCGCGAACCAGCCGGCTCCAGCGGCCCGCAGCTCTATTCGATCGATCTGACCGGTTACAACGAGCAGAAGATCCCGACTCCGGGCTTCGCTTCCGATCCGGCCTGGTCGCCGCTTCTCGAATAG
- the tolR gene encoding protein TolR → MGMSVGGNGGGGGRRGSRRGGGRGGPISEINVTPLVDVMLVLLIIFMVAAPMMTSGVPIDLPQTQAGALNAQTQPITISIKADGQVFIGESEIQATDIAAKLQAIATTGYSERIFVKGDSKAPYGVIADVMSRIQEAGYKNIGLVTQQATDH, encoded by the coding sequence ATGGGAATGTCTGTTGGAGGCAATGGTGGCGGCGGTGGCCGCCGGGGCAGCCGTCGTGGCGGCGGCCGGGGCGGCCCGATCTCCGAAATCAACGTGACGCCGCTCGTCGACGTTATGCTCGTGCTTTTGATCATCTTCATGGTGGCGGCACCGATGATGACGTCGGGCGTACCGATCGACCTGCCGCAAACGCAGGCTGGCGCGCTCAACGCCCAGACCCAGCCGATCACCATCTCGATCAAGGCCGACGGCCAGGTCTTTATCGGAGAATCGGAGATTCAGGCGACCGACATCGCGGCCAAGCTGCAAGCGATCGCCACGACCGGCTACAGTGAACGCATCTTCGTGAAGGGCGACTCGAAAGCGCCCTACGGCGTCATCGCCGATGTTATGTCACGCATTCAGGAGGCCGGTTACAAGAACATCGGCCTGGTCACGCAGCAGGCAACGGATCACTGA
- a CDS encoding TonB C-terminal domain-containing protein, with protein sequence MLAGSASMLPANAASGSLQLERGAADGIRQKVMENWNVMPGLPGMKDVHIQIRLRLDRNGQIVGEPHATARGGPKKTQIAMAASAMRAVLRAAPFGNLPQTQFDNATSSVEVIINFETGNMAL encoded by the coding sequence ATGCTGGCAGGTTCCGCGTCGATGCTTCCTGCAAATGCCGCTTCTGGCTCGCTTCAGCTTGAGCGTGGAGCGGCGGACGGTATTCGCCAGAAGGTCATGGAAAACTGGAATGTCATGCCTGGTCTACCTGGCATGAAGGACGTTCACATTCAGATCCGTTTGAGGCTTGATCGTAACGGGCAGATCGTGGGCGAGCCGCATGCCACCGCACGCGGTGGTCCAAAGAAGACCCAAATTGCTATGGCGGCAAGCGCTATGCGCGCCGTCCTCAGGGCGGCACCCTTCGGGAATTTGCCGCAGACTCAATTCGACAATGCAACTAGCTCGGTCGAAGTCATTATCAACTTCGAAACCGGCAACATGGCGCTTTAA
- the ftsH gene encoding ATP-dependent zinc metalloprotease FtsH — MNPNFRNFALWAIIALLLIALFSMFQNAPAQTGSREIPYSQFLREVDSGRVRDVTVTGNRVAGSYVENGTPFQTYAPVVDDSLLDRLQTKNVNIVGRPESDGSSSFLSYLGTLLPMLLILGVWLFFMRQMQGGSRGAMGFGKSKAKLLTEAHGRVTFDDVAGVDEAKQDLEEIVEFLRDPQKFQRLGGRIPRGVLLVGPPGTGKTLLARAIAGEANVPFFTISGSDFVEMFVGVGASRVRDMFEQAKKNAPCIIFIDEIDAVGRHRGAGLGGGNDEREQTLNQLLVEMDGFEANEGIILIAATNRPDVLDPALLRPGRFDRQVVVPNPDIVGRERILKVHARNVPLAPNVDLKTLARGTPGFSGADLMNLVNEAALMAARRNKRVVTMQEFEDAKDKIMMGAERRSSAMTEAEKKLTAYHEAGHAITALHVALADPLHKATIIPRGRALGMVMQLPEGDRYSMSYKWMVSRLCIMMGGRVAEELTFGKENITSGASSDIEQATKLARAMVTQWGFSDELGLVAYGENQQEVFLGHSVSQSKNVSEATAQTIDTEVRRLIDQAYRQAKDILTEQHDGFVAIAEGLLEYETLSGEEIKALIRGEKPARDLGDDTPPSRGSAVPKTGAKKDGSLGAKGEEPEGGFEPQPH, encoded by the coding sequence ATGAACCCTAATTTTCGTAATTTCGCTCTATGGGCAATCATAGCTTTGCTGTTGATTGCCCTGTTTAGTATGTTCCAGAACGCGCCGGCACAAACAGGCTCCAGGGAAATTCCATATTCGCAATTCCTCCGGGAAGTTGACTCCGGCCGCGTCCGCGACGTCACCGTCACCGGCAATCGCGTCGCCGGCAGCTATGTCGAGAATGGCACACCCTTCCAGACCTATGCTCCGGTCGTGGATGACAGCCTGCTTGATCGTCTGCAAACAAAGAACGTCAACATTGTCGGCCGTCCGGAATCGGATGGGTCCTCGAGCTTCCTGAGCTATCTCGGCACTTTGCTGCCGATGCTTCTGATCCTCGGTGTCTGGCTGTTCTTCATGCGGCAGATGCAGGGTGGCTCGCGCGGCGCGATGGGCTTCGGCAAGTCCAAGGCAAAGCTTCTGACCGAAGCGCATGGCCGCGTGACCTTCGATGATGTCGCCGGTGTCGATGAAGCCAAGCAGGACTTGGAAGAAATCGTCGAATTCCTGCGCGATCCGCAGAAGTTCCAGCGTCTTGGTGGCCGTATTCCACGCGGCGTTCTTCTGGTTGGCCCTCCCGGCACCGGTAAGACGCTTCTGGCGCGCGCCATTGCCGGCGAAGCCAATGTGCCGTTCTTCACCATTTCCGGTTCCGACTTCGTGGAAATGTTCGTCGGTGTCGGCGCAAGCCGCGTCCGCGACATGTTCGAGCAGGCGAAGAAGAATGCGCCCTGCATCATCTTCATCGACGAAATCGACGCCGTCGGCCGCCATCGTGGCGCCGGTCTTGGCGGCGGTAACGACGAGCGCGAGCAGACGCTGAACCAGTTGCTGGTTGAGATGGACGGTTTCGAGGCCAATGAGGGCATCATCCTCATCGCCGCCACCAACCGCCCTGACGTTCTCGACCCGGCGCTCCTGCGTCCAGGCCGCTTCGACCGCCAGGTCGTTGTGCCGAACCCCGATATCGTCGGCCGCGAGCGCATCCTCAAGGTGCATGCCCGCAACGTTCCGCTGGCTCCGAACGTCGATCTGAAGACGCTTGCCCGCGGTACGCCCGGCTTCTCTGGTGCCGATCTGATGAACCTCGTCAACGAAGCCGCCCTGATGGCCGCCCGTCGCAACAAGCGCGTGGTCACCATGCAGGAATTCGAAGACGCCAAGGACAAGATCATGATGGGCGCCGAGCGCCGCTCTTCGGCGATGACCGAGGCGGAAAAGAAGCTCACCGCTTATCACGAAGCTGGTCATGCGATCACGGCGCTGCATGTTGCGCTTGCCGATCCGTTGCACAAGGCGACCATCATTCCGCGCGGTCGTGCGCTCGGCATGGTCATGCAGCTCCCCGAAGGCGACCGCTACTCGATGAGCTACAAGTGGATGGTGTCGCGCCTCTGCATCATGATGGGCGGCCGCGTCGCGGAAGAGCTGACCTTCGGCAAGGAGAACATCACCTCCGGCGCGTCCTCGGATATCGAACAGGCTACCAAGCTTGCCCGTGCCATGGTCACGCAGTGGGGCTTCTCCGACGAACTCGGCCTGGTTGCCTATGGCGAGAACCAGCAGGAAGTCTTCCTCGGCCACTCCGTTTCGCAGTCGAAGAACGTCTCGGAAGCGACCGCACAGACGATTGACACCGAGGTGCGCCGCCTGATCGATCAGGCCTATCGTCAGGCCAAGGATATCCTTACCGAACAGCATGACGGGTTTGTGGCGATCGCCGAAGGCCTGCTCGAATACGAAACGCTGAGCGGCGAAGAGATCAAGGCGCTTATTCGCGGTGAAAAGCCTGCCCGCGATCTCGGTGACGACACGCCGCCGAGCCGTGGTTCGGCAGTGCCGAAAACCGGCGCAAAGAAGGACGGCTCGCTGGGCGCCAAGGGCGAAGAGCCCGAGGGCGGTTTCGAACCGCAGCCGCACTAA
- the glmM gene encoding phosphoglucosamine mutase: protein MKRRYFGTDGIRGQSNIYPMTPDLAMRVGIAAGTIFHRGSHRHRVVIGKDTRLSGYMLENAMVAGFTAAGVDAFVLGPIPTPAVAMLTRSLRADIGVMISASHNPYEDNGIKLFGPDGYKLSDELEMKIEDLLEKDMTAHLAKSENIGRAKRVDGVHDRYIEHAKRTLPRDVTLQGLRIAIDCANGAAYKVAPAVLWELGAEVVTIGNEPNGTNINLNCGSTSPVALQKKVDEVRADIGIALDGDADRVIIVDETGTIIDGDQLMAAIAESWAESQLLRGNGIVATVMSNLGLERFLEDRGMALARTAVGDRHVVEHMRQHNYNVGGEQSGHIVLSDYGTTGDGLVAALQILAVVQRTGKPVSEVCRRFEPVPQLLRNVRISGGKPLEDNQVRKAIADAENELARNGRLVIRPSGTEPLIRVMAEGDDRGQIERIVGGLIDVISNVRNAA from the coding sequence ATGAAACGTCGCTATTTCGGAACGGACGGAATCCGCGGTCAATCCAACATCTATCCGATGACGCCGGATCTTGCCATGCGCGTGGGTATCGCTGCTGGCACGATCTTCCATCGGGGTAGCCATCGCCATCGCGTGGTCATCGGCAAGGACACGCGTCTGTCCGGCTATATGCTGGAAAACGCAATGGTGGCGGGCTTTACCGCCGCCGGCGTCGATGCCTTCGTTCTCGGCCCGATCCCGACACCCGCCGTCGCCATGCTGACGCGATCGCTGCGCGCCGATATCGGCGTGATGATCTCCGCCTCGCATAATCCTTACGAAGACAACGGCATCAAGCTTTTCGGCCCCGACGGCTACAAGCTGTCCGATGAGCTCGAAATGAAGATCGAGGATCTGCTCGAAAAAGACATGACGGCGCACCTCGCCAAGTCGGAGAATATCGGTCGCGCCAAGCGCGTCGATGGCGTGCATGACCGTTATATCGAACATGCCAAGCGCACGCTGCCGCGCGATGTGACGCTGCAGGGCCTGCGTATCGCCATCGATTGCGCCAACGGCGCCGCATACAAGGTCGCACCGGCGGTGTTGTGGGAACTCGGTGCGGAGGTCGTCACCATCGGCAATGAGCCGAACGGCACCAACATCAATCTCAACTGCGGCTCCACTAGCCCGGTCGCATTGCAAAAGAAGGTGGACGAGGTACGGGCCGACATTGGTATCGCGCTCGACGGTGACGCCGACCGTGTGATCATCGTCGATGAGACCGGCACCATTATCGACGGCGACCAGCTGATGGCCGCCATTGCCGAGAGCTGGGCTGAGAGCCAGTTGTTGCGCGGCAACGGCATCGTCGCCACCGTCATGTCCAATCTCGGCCTTGAGCGTTTCCTGGAAGACCGCGGCATGGCACTTGCCCGTACTGCTGTCGGCGACCGTCATGTCGTCGAGCACATGCGCCAGCACAATTATAATGTCGGCGGTGAGCAGTCCGGCCATATCGTGCTCTCCGACTATGGCACCACCGGTGATGGTCTCGTGGCGGCGTTGCAGATCCTGGCTGTGGTCCAGCGCACCGGCAAGCCGGTCAGCGAAGTCTGCCGGCGTTTCGAGCCGGTGCCACAGCTGCTGCGCAATGTTCGCATTTCCGGTGGCAAGCCGCTGGAGGACAATCAGGTACGCAAGGCAATCGCCGATGCGGAGAACGAGCTTGCCCGCAATGGCCGTCTGGTCATCCGCCCCTCAGGTACCGAGCCGTTGATCCGCGTCATGGCGGAAGGCGACGATCGTGGCCAGATCGAGCGGATCGTCGGCGGACTGATCGACGTGATCTCGAACGTTCGCAACGCTGCCTGA
- the tilS gene encoding tRNA lysidine(34) synthetase TilS: MSLDAVTGAAKAQMPEAAAADFIHSLFKPAHILVAISGGSDSTGLLAALAEHLKSLPNSGVTLSAATIDHGLRAEAADEAREVAALCASLGIPHVIRRWQGEKPKNGIMAAAREARYGLLADIAAEISANVIVTAHTIDDQRETLAMRTARLNEGEVGAGTGIADAVLFDRRIWIVRPLLGCRRADIRAYLDGRGMPWLDDPSNEDVRYERVRTRKHLSLEPALLSLPDASTARAALSADAAAWLEAYVAVHAGALCAISRAALAADEAVIAYAIPYLAAVFGGEPYGPGRERMRRILDFIAEGRPGRRTAGGVVFDLRRDGLYLMRESRDIRPLVLAAGADGIWDGRFRIVNHEAAAIRVEAAGATGAMEFPEGLPKGAVQRARAVLPKAVVGDEGAAASVTTAPYLAPFDRFLTRFNLTFANRLAACLDREPYVPPPL; this comes from the coding sequence ATGTCTCTTGACGCTGTGACCGGCGCTGCCAAAGCGCAAATGCCCGAAGCCGCAGCGGCTGATTTCATTCATTCCCTTTTCAAGCCCGCACATATTCTGGTCGCTATTTCCGGCGGCAGTGATTCCACCGGCCTCCTGGCCGCTCTTGCAGAGCATCTGAAATCCCTTCCGAATTCCGGCGTAACCCTGTCCGCGGCGACGATCGATCATGGCCTGCGCGCAGAAGCCGCCGATGAAGCGCGCGAGGTCGCCGCTTTGTGTGCCTCGCTCGGAATTCCGCATGTCATTCGTCGATGGCAGGGGGAGAAGCCGAAGAACGGTATCATGGCCGCCGCCCGCGAAGCGCGCTATGGACTGCTTGCCGATATCGCAGCCGAAATCTCGGCCAATGTCATCGTCACCGCCCACACAATCGACGATCAGCGCGAGACGCTGGCCATGCGTACGGCGCGCCTGAACGAAGGCGAGGTCGGGGCGGGTACGGGCATTGCCGACGCGGTGCTTTTCGACCGGCGCATCTGGATTGTCAGGCCGCTTCTTGGCTGCCGTCGCGCAGATATCCGCGCCTATCTCGACGGACGCGGCATGCCCTGGCTGGATGACCCAAGCAACGAGGATGTCCGGTATGAACGCGTGCGCACGCGTAAACATCTGTCGCTGGAGCCCGCGCTGTTGTCCTTGCCGGACGCAAGTACTGCCCGCGCGGCGCTCTCGGCCGACGCTGCTGCGTGGCTGGAGGCGTATGTTGCGGTTCATGCGGGCGCCCTCTGCGCCATCAGCCGAGCAGCGCTCGCCGCCGATGAGGCGGTGATCGCCTATGCAATCCCCTATCTCGCCGCCGTCTTCGGTGGAGAGCCCTATGGGCCTGGTCGCGAACGGATGCGCCGCATCCTGGATTTCATCGCCGAGGGTAGGCCGGGTCGGCGCACTGCGGGCGGCGTCGTCTTTGACCTGCGCCGGGACGGACTTTATCTCATGCGCGAGAGCCGTGATATCCGGCCGCTGGTGCTTGCCGCCGGAGCCGATGGTATCTGGGATGGCCGCTTCCGGATCGTCAATCACGAAGCTGCCGCCATTCGTGTTGAGGCTGCGGGGGCAACGGGCGCGATGGAGTTTCCTGAAGGGTTGCCGAAAGGCGCCGTGCAGCGCGCGCGCGCGGTTTTGCCTAAAGCAGTCGTGGGTGACGAGGGCGCTGCCGCGTCAGTCACGACTGCGCCTTATCTGGCGCCCTTCGACCGCTTTTTGACACGATTCAATCTCACATTCGCCAATCGGTTAGCGGCTTGCCTCGACCGCGAACCCTATGTGCCGCCGCCGCTTTGA
- the pal gene encoding peptidoglycan-associated lipoprotein Pal, with the protein MSRIATPALGHMQTLARNPIMIALFVGLSLAGCASKKGLPNDANGLGLNGAGNATPGSAQDFTVNVGDRIFFDTDSTSIRSDASQTLDRQAQWLARYPNYAITVEGHADERGTREYNLALGARRAAATKDYLASRGVPAQRMKTISYGKERPVATCDDISCWSQNRRAVTVLNGAGS; encoded by the coding sequence ATGAGCCGCATCGCTACCCCGGCCCTTGGCCACATGCAGACCCTTGCACGCAACCCGATCATGATCGCGCTTTTCGTCGGCCTTTCGCTGGCTGGCTGCGCCTCCAAGAAGGGCCTGCCGAACGATGCCAACGGCCTCGGCCTCAACGGCGCCGGCAATGCCACCCCGGGCTCGGCGCAGGACTTCACGGTCAACGTCGGCGACCGCATCTTCTTCGACACCGACAGCACGTCGATCCGTTCTGACGCTTCCCAGACGCTCGATCGCCAGGCTCAGTGGCTCGCCCGTTATCCGAATTACGCAATCACCGTCGAAGGCCATGCCGACGAACGCGGTACGCGCGAATATAACCTGGCGCTCGGCGCACGTCGTGCTGCCGCTACCAAGGACTATCTCGCTTCGCGTGGCGTTCCGGCTCAGCGCATGAAGACGATCTCCTACGGCAAGGAACGCCCGGTCGCGACCTGCGACGATATTTCCTGCTGGTCGCAGAACCGTCGTGCTGTCACCGTGCTCAACGGCGCTGGTTCCTGA